The following are encoded in a window of Cydia splendana chromosome 6, ilCydSple1.2, whole genome shotgun sequence genomic DNA:
- the LOC134791718 gene encoding short-chain specific acyl-CoA dehydrogenase, mitochondrial-like isoform X1 has protein sequence MAAGGLLKSTKLTLCSLQSAKAAASQCRAFTTQLTEQQQEIQTLARNFSKEHLKPQASQLDTKARFPFDLIKKLTKLGLMGACVDSEYGGLGLDYLSLALAVEEISRGCASTGMILSIHNFLYANLVNERGTEEQKQLFLKDYTAGNIGCFALSEPGAGSDVANIGTMARRDGDHWILNGRKSWVTSAIEGHATAVFATFDPELRHKGLACFLVPLDAEGVFRGNKEPLIGVSMCHRAATACDLTLEDVRVPASSLVGEAGEGFKIAMAQLDQGRIGIAAHAVGIAQAALDTAINYAKERVAFSKNLTRLPSVKDRLTDMCILVESARLLTYRAATDVSTKNSSMAKYVAGRNAAAVADHCVQILGGRGLSTNYDAERHFRDARGTQIYGGVTDIQKRLVGHFLLKEHEAL, from the exons ATGGCAGCAGGCGGTCTCTTGAAATCCACAAAATTAACTT TATGCTCTCTCCAATCTGCTAAGGCAGCAGCATCACAATGCCGAGCCTTCACGACTCAGCTGACGGAGCAGCAACAGGAGATCCAGACCCTGGCCCGCAACTTCTCTAAGGAGCACCTCAAACCGCAGGCCTCCCAGCTTGATACTAAAGCCAGGTTCCCGTTTGATCTT ATAAAGAAGTTAACAAAGTTAGGCCTCATGGGGGCCTGCGTGGACTCCGAGTACGGAGGCCTAGGCCTCGACTACTTATCCCTCGCGCTCGCCGTGGAAGAGATTTCCCGAGGCTGCGCCAGCACCGGCATGATACTTTCAATACATAACTTCCTTTATGCGAACTTGGTTAACGAGAGAGGAACGGAAGAACAGAAGCAGTTGTTTTTGAAGGATTATACGGCGGGCAATATTGGGTGCTTTGCGCTGAGTGAACCAG GCGCTGGCAGCGACGTAGCCAACATCGGAACCATGGCTCGACGGGACGGTGACCACTGGATCCTGAACGGCAGGAAGAGCTGGGTCACCTCCGCAATAGAGGGCCACGCTACGGCGGTGTTCGCTACCTTCGACCCGGAGCTGCGGCATAAGGGATTGGCTT GTTTCCTGGTGCCGCTGGACGCTGAGGGTGTGTTCAGAGGAAACAAGGAACCCCTTATAGGCGTCAG CATGTGTCACAGGGCGGCGACTGCCTGCGACCTCACGCTAGAAGACGTGCGGGTCCCGGCGTCGAGTCTGGTGGGGGAAGCAGGGGAGGGGTTCAAGATAGCCATGGCGCAGTTGGACCAAGGCAGGATTGGTATCGCGGCACACGCTGTCG GTATTGCACAAGCCGCTTTAGATACGGCGATCAACTACGCTAAGGAAAGGGTAGCGTTCAGCAAAAACCTAACGCGACTCCCCTCGGTGAAG GATCGTCTCACAGACATGTGCATCCTAGTAGAATCCGCTCGTCTGCTGACATATCGTGCCGCGACCGACGTCAGCACCAAGAACAGTTCTATGGCGAAGTACGTGGCCGGCCGCAACGCCGCCGCCGTGGCCGACCACTGCGTGCAGATACTCGGCGGCCGCGGGCTGTCCACCAACTACGACGCCGAGCGACACTTCAG GGATGCGCGCGGCACGCAGATCTACGGCGGCGTCACGGACATCCAGAAGCGGCTGGTTGGACATTTCCTGCTCAAGGAACACGAAGCACTCTGA
- the LOC134791718 gene encoding short-chain specific acyl-CoA dehydrogenase, mitochondrial-like isoform X2 has product MAAGGLLKSTKLTLCSLQSAKAAASQCRAFTTQLTEQQQEIQTLARNFSKEHLKPQASQLDTKARFPFDLIKKLTKLGLMGACVDSEYGGLGLDYLSLALAVEEISRGCASTGMILSIHNFLYANLVNERGTEEQKQLFLKDYTAGNIGCFALSEPGAGSDVANIGTMARRDGDHWILNGRKSWVTSAIEGHATAVFATFDPELRHKGLACFLVPLDAEGVFRGNKEPLIGVRAATACDLTLEDVRVPASSLVGEAGEGFKIAMAQLDQGRIGIAAHAVGIAQAALDTAINYAKERVAFSKNLTRLPSVKDRLTDMCILVESARLLTYRAATDVSTKNSSMAKYVAGRNAAAVADHCVQILGGRGLSTNYDAERHFRDARGTQIYGGVTDIQKRLVGHFLLKEHEAL; this is encoded by the exons ATGGCAGCAGGCGGTCTCTTGAAATCCACAAAATTAACTT TATGCTCTCTCCAATCTGCTAAGGCAGCAGCATCACAATGCCGAGCCTTCACGACTCAGCTGACGGAGCAGCAACAGGAGATCCAGACCCTGGCCCGCAACTTCTCTAAGGAGCACCTCAAACCGCAGGCCTCCCAGCTTGATACTAAAGCCAGGTTCCCGTTTGATCTT ATAAAGAAGTTAACAAAGTTAGGCCTCATGGGGGCCTGCGTGGACTCCGAGTACGGAGGCCTAGGCCTCGACTACTTATCCCTCGCGCTCGCCGTGGAAGAGATTTCCCGAGGCTGCGCCAGCACCGGCATGATACTTTCAATACATAACTTCCTTTATGCGAACTTGGTTAACGAGAGAGGAACGGAAGAACAGAAGCAGTTGTTTTTGAAGGATTATACGGCGGGCAATATTGGGTGCTTTGCGCTGAGTGAACCAG GCGCTGGCAGCGACGTAGCCAACATCGGAACCATGGCTCGACGGGACGGTGACCACTGGATCCTGAACGGCAGGAAGAGCTGGGTCACCTCCGCAATAGAGGGCCACGCTACGGCGGTGTTCGCTACCTTCGACCCGGAGCTGCGGCATAAGGGATTGGCTT GTTTCCTGGTGCCGCTGGACGCTGAGGGTGTGTTCAGAGGAAACAAGGAACCCCTTATAGGCGTCAG GGCGGCGACTGCCTGCGACCTCACGCTAGAAGACGTGCGGGTCCCGGCGTCGAGTCTGGTGGGGGAAGCAGGGGAGGGGTTCAAGATAGCCATGGCGCAGTTGGACCAAGGCAGGATTGGTATCGCGGCACACGCTGTCG GTATTGCACAAGCCGCTTTAGATACGGCGATCAACTACGCTAAGGAAAGGGTAGCGTTCAGCAAAAACCTAACGCGACTCCCCTCGGTGAAG GATCGTCTCACAGACATGTGCATCCTAGTAGAATCCGCTCGTCTGCTGACATATCGTGCCGCGACCGACGTCAGCACCAAGAACAGTTCTATGGCGAAGTACGTGGCCGGCCGCAACGCCGCCGCCGTGGCCGACCACTGCGTGCAGATACTCGGCGGCCGCGGGCTGTCCACCAACTACGACGCCGAGCGACACTTCAG GGATGCGCGCGGCACGCAGATCTACGGCGGCGTCACGGACATCCAGAAGCGGCTGGTTGGACATTTCCTGCTCAAGGAACACGAAGCACTCTGA